Below is a genomic region from Plasmodium reichenowi strain SY57 chromosome Unknown, whole genome shotgun sequence.
ttatattttatatatttttacagAAGATAGTGTGGAGAGCGAAGAACTGAAAAGCAGAATTCAAGAAGCCAAAAGTAAGACCCTATTAATTGATAAAAGCAAGATAATAAGCAAATTATCAAAAAATGTACTGGTCAAAAAggaaattaaaaaatttgttCC
It encodes:
- a CDS encoding hypothetical protein (conserved Plasmodium protein, unknown function) yields the protein DSVESEELKSRIQEAKSKTLLIDKSKIISKLSKNVLVKKEIKKFVPKLKNFA